One window of Candidatus Phytoplasma solani genomic DNA carries:
- the alaS gene encoding alanine--tRNA ligase, translating into MKSFAIRKMWLDFFAGKDHHIEKSFSLIPHQDPTLLWVNAGITPLKKYFDGREVPLCKRIVNVQKCIRTNDIKNVGETSRHHTFFEMLGNFSIGDYFKKEAINYAYELLISSKWFSLPLDKLYITYYPKDKDTYQYWLDLGIPKDRLIPLKSNFWQIGPGPSGPCTEIFFDKGDKYDTRYKELIIEDLENNRFIEIWNIVFSQYNCDPKITVERYQELPSKNIDTGAGLERLAAVMQKTKNNFETDLFFPLIKTIGKLSRISYQGQKSFKIIADHLKTLVFAINDGAILTNEKRGYVLKKLLRRSVNQGKKINLNQPFLYQLVPQTVDMMKDFYPELTKNQNYIADVILKQEHIFLETLKTAEAKFFHYVNKKALSGANFFKLYDTYGIPEDLILDYAKNNNIATDYNQFKVLLKEHQNKSKQKQLFVTKMNQQEEKFLNFHEKSEFVGYNNFAIQTKVIKVFDKGIVLSKTPFYAPMGGQIADEGTIEEKKVTNIIKLPNGQHLHQVAESFYEGQEVFAKINQKKREQISYHHTVTHLLEKVLRIKLGNHLEQQGSLVGFNSLRYDFNHFEKITPEILIQIEKEVNYLIEKNLSVKIKNIPIEEAKINYNVLLKKNPKAKYKEQVRVVSIGNDFIVNLCGGTHALQTKNLERFAILSCETISSGIYRIEAVCGSNLKKVLANKLKTYQTTEKLLIQKTQIKKLVFQLPPTPKIKQSYQDIINYQKYLKELQKQIVLCEKNSLKYHQKEMIQEKNKFLPNTITKEMLIIVEGDKNVEVLKYFMNNIFDTFKLEVLFICQLSLPKVIFLCKSKTWHAGKLVKEISLLALGQGGGNAFLGQGGTKTTQNMDQTIKILKEKFKIT; encoded by the coding sequence ATGAAATCTTTTGCAATTAGAAAAATGTGGCTTGATTTTTTTGCTGGCAAAGATCATCATATAGAGAAATCATTTTCTTTAATTCCCCATCAAGATCCTACTTTATTATGGGTTAACGCTGGAATTACTCCTTTGAAAAAATATTTTGACGGAAGAGAAGTGCCACTTTGCAAAAGGATTGTGAATGTGCAAAAATGTATTCGTACCAATGATATTAAAAATGTAGGGGAAACTTCACGTCATCATACATTTTTTGAAATGTTAGGAAATTTTTCAATTGGCGATTATTTTAAAAAAGAAGCCATTAATTATGCTTATGAATTATTAATTTCCTCTAAATGGTTTTCCTTACCTTTAGACAAACTATACATCACTTATTATCCCAAAGATAAAGATACATATCAATATTGGTTGGACTTAGGAATACCAAAAGATAGACTTATTCCTTTAAAAAGTAATTTTTGGCAAATTGGTCCTGGTCCTTCAGGTCCTTGTACGGAAATTTTTTTCGATAAAGGGGACAAATATGATACTCGTTACAAAGAATTAATTATTGAAGATTTAGAAAATAATCGTTTTATCGAAATTTGGAATATTGTTTTTTCTCAATATAATTGTGATCCCAAAATAACTGTTGAAAGATATCAAGAACTTCCAAGTAAAAATATTGATACAGGAGCAGGTTTAGAACGTTTAGCCGCTGTCATGCAAAAAACTAAAAATAATTTTGAAACTGATCTTTTTTTTCCTTTAATTAAAACAATAGGAAAACTATCTCGAATTTCTTATCAAGGTCAAAAAAGTTTTAAAATAATTGCAGATCATTTAAAAACGCTTGTTTTTGCTATTAATGACGGAGCCATTTTAACCAACGAAAAAAGAGGCTATGTTTTAAAAAAACTTTTAAGAAGATCAGTTAACCAGGGAAAAAAAATTAATTTAAATCAACCCTTTTTGTATCAATTAGTTCCTCAAACGGTTGATATGATGAAAGATTTTTATCCTGAATTAACTAAAAATCAAAATTATATCGCAGATGTTATATTAAAACAAGAGCATATTTTTTTAGAAACTTTAAAAACTGCAGAAGCTAAATTTTTTCATTATGTCAACAAAAAAGCTTTGTCAGGTGCAAATTTTTTTAAATTATATGATACTTATGGCATTCCCGAAGATTTAATTCTAGATTATGCCAAAAATAATAATATTGCAACTGATTATAACCAATTTAAAGTCTTACTTAAAGAACACCAAAATAAATCTAAACAAAAACAATTATTTGTAACAAAGATGAATCAACAAGAAGAAAAATTCTTAAATTTTCATGAAAAAAGCGAATTTGTAGGTTATAATAATTTTGCTATTCAAACCAAAGTCATTAAAGTTTTTGACAAAGGAATAGTTTTGTCAAAAACTCCCTTTTATGCGCCTATGGGAGGCCAAATAGCTGATGAAGGAACAATTGAAGAAAAAAAAGTAACAAATATTATTAAATTACCAAATGGACAACATTTGCATCAAGTTGCAGAATCTTTTTACGAAGGGCAAGAAGTTTTTGCTAAAATTAATCAAAAGAAAAGAGAGCAAATTTCTTACCACCACACAGTAACGCATCTTTTGGAAAAAGTCTTACGTATCAAATTAGGTAATCACTTAGAACAACAAGGTTCATTAGTTGGTTTTAACTCTTTACGTTATGATTTTAATCATTTTGAAAAAATAACACCTGAAATATTAATTCAAATCGAAAAAGAAGTTAATTATTTAATTGAAAAAAATTTATCTGTTAAAATCAAAAATATCCCCATAGAAGAAGCAAAAATTAATTATAATGTTCTTTTGAAAAAAAATCCTAAAGCTAAATATAAAGAACAAGTAAGAGTGGTAAGCATAGGAAATGATTTTATAGTTAATTTATGTGGCGGAACTCACGCTTTACAAACTAAAAATTTAGAACGTTTTGCCATCTTATCTTGTGAAACTATCAGTTCGGGGATTTATCGCATTGAAGCAGTTTGTGGTTCGAATTTAAAAAAAGTTTTAGCTAATAAATTAAAAACTTATCAGACAACAGAAAAACTTTTGATACAAAAAACACAAATAAAAAAACTTGTTTTTCAATTGCCTCCCACCCCTAAAATAAAACAAAGTTATCAAGATATTATCAATTATCAGAAATATCTTAAAGAGTTGCAAAAACAAATAGTTCTTTGTGAAAAAAATTCCTTAAAATATCATCAAAAAGAAATGATCCAAGAAAAAAATAAATTTTTACCTAACACTATCACTAAAGAAATGTTAATCATTGTTGAAGGAGATAAAAACGTTGAAGTTTTAAAGTATTTTATGAACAATATTTTTGATACTTTTAAACTAGAAGTTTTATTTATTTGTCAATTAAGTCTTCCGAAAGTTATTTTCTTGTGTAAAAGTAAAACTTGGCATGCAGGAAAATTAGTGAAAGAGATTTCTTTATTAGCTTTAGGGCAAGGTGGCGGAAATGCTTTTTTAGGACAAGGTGGCACCAAAACCACTCAAAACATGGATCAAACAATCAAAATCTTAAAAGAAAAATTTAAAATTACTTAA
- the ruvX gene encoding Holliday junction resolvase RuvX codes for MNINYCNSYLGFDLGEKTLGIALSETGIIAQKLKTIIFPIHQYQQLIKPLKEIIACYETKTIVLGYPKHMNNVVGIKAKISIEFKKLLENKFPQIEIILWDERLTTVQSLKILRQNNKTKVQIKEMKDAIAATIILQNYLDFKEIGNV; via the coding sequence ATTAATATAAATTATTGTAATTCTTACTTAGGATTTGATTTAGGTGAAAAAACTCTAGGAATTGCGTTATCTGAAACAGGAATTATTGCTCAAAAATTAAAAACCATTATTTTTCCTATTCACCAATATCAACAATTAATTAAACCTTTAAAAGAAATTATCGCTTGTTATGAAACTAAAACAATTGTTTTGGGATATCCCAAACACATGAATAATGTTGTAGGAATTAAAGCTAAAATCAGTATTGAATTTAAAAAATTACTTGAAAACAAATTTCCTCAAATTGAAATTATTTTGTGGGATGAACGTTTAACCACTGTCCAATCACTCAAAATTTTAAGACAAAACAACAAAACAAAAGTTCAAATAAAAGAAATGAAAGATGCAATTGCGGCTACTATTATTTTACAAAATTATCTAGATTTTAAAGAGATTGGTAATGTTTAA
- a CDS encoding O-methyltransferase, which produces MFNKERYLNKLKKYAQDNHIPIIQNNSLSFLLQIINQNKIQKILEIGTAIGYSALAMSFTDTQIDTLERDYLNYHLAKNFLKCTPFKINVIWTEALIYPMNHLKKYDLILIDAAKAQYKKIFLKYCSLLSPEGLIICDNIHLNCFQNKQEASKPKGIFKRMHDFIIFLQNNPDFKTIFKNIGDGLSISYKITDNTKQS; this is translated from the coding sequence ATGTTTAATAAAGAAAGATATTTAAACAAATTAAAGAAATACGCTCAAGATAATCACATCCCCATAATTCAAAACAATAGTTTATCTTTTTTACTCCAAATTATTAATCAAAATAAAATACAAAAGATTTTAGAAATTGGAACCGCCATTGGCTATAGTGCTTTAGCCATGAGTTTTACAGACACTCAAATAGATACTTTAGAAAGAGATTATCTCAATTATCATTTAGCTAAAAATTTTCTTAAATGTACACCTTTTAAAATCAATGTTATTTGGACAGAAGCTTTAATTTATCCAATGAATCACTTAAAAAAATACGATTTGATTTTAATTGATGCCGCTAAAGCCCAATATAAAAAAATATTTTTAAAATATTGCTCCTTACTTAGTCCTGAAGGGTTAATTATTTGTGATAATATACATTTAAATTGTTTTCAAAATAAGCAAGAAGCCAGTAAGCCAAAAGGAATTTTCAAAAGAATGCACGATTTTATAATATTTTTGCAAAATAATCCAGATTTTAAAACTATTTTTAAGAATATTGGCGATGGTTTGAGTATTTCTTATAAAATAACAGATAATACAAAGCAATCATGA
- the greA gene encoding transcription elongation factor GreA — MNNTIYELTQSGISKLKKELLFLKEVKRKENLEALKEAREQGDLSENADYDAARNEQALIEYRITEIQNILKNVRVVKVSQDKEISIGKKVSLEMIHFGTKEEIELVSTLESDPFSNKISVESPLGKKIKGREIGDVVFVTSETGKTFKVKILNVE; from the coding sequence ATGAACAACACAATTTATGAACTAACCCAATCAGGAATATCAAAATTAAAAAAAGAATTACTTTTTTTGAAAGAAGTTAAAAGAAAAGAAAACTTAGAAGCTTTAAAAGAAGCGCGTGAGCAAGGAGATTTATCAGAAAATGCTGATTATGATGCTGCACGTAATGAACAGGCTTTAATAGAATATCGTATTACAGAAATCCAAAATATTTTAAAAAATGTTCGCGTTGTCAAAGTTTCTCAAGATAAAGAAATAAGCATTGGCAAAAAAGTATCTTTAGAAATGATCCATTTTGGGACAAAAGAAGAAATTGAATTGGTAAGTACCTTAGAATCAGATCCATTCAGTAATAAAATTTCGGTTGAATCTCCTTTAGGAAAAAAAATCAAAGGTCGTGAAATAGGAGATGTTGTTTTTGTAACTAGTGAGACTGGAAAAACCTTCAAGGTTAAAATTTTAAATGTTGAATAA